The following proteins come from a genomic window of Kocuria palustris:
- a CDS encoding MFS transporter, with amino-acid sequence MPSAPLSAPATASSDGRPPAPTRRAIRGGIMGNYVDQFDIFLPVIALAPVSAQLFGDHDIVRNAGLIFVATLLGRPLGAMIFGPIADRAGRVLITQVALAGICLTTLLIALVPGHEVLGAGTFLAVLALRLLGGIFLGGEYTSAIPLAMEWARPRSRGRLSGMIMAMSPLANASIAAVTFLLLLLLDDSEYAAWGWRLPFLLGAALAAAMLIYYRLMVEEAPQRRRPARSAHPLAQLVRGSSRRSLWQVLVLMTGLWLLTYMAVPTLTAQLSRMPQLEPQTVSLVMLGATAVSALAMAGAGALSSRIGRRRFFVGFGLLCAAVSPVILLALLSGALGAGIGTVLLLAAALQVTTVTGYGPVGAYLTERFPDEIRASGYGVAYSISIVLPALYPYYLPPLQQLLGPHAAIAAVLAVGGLLVAFGGLLGPEPDRSGPLPD; translated from the coding sequence ATGCCTTCTGCACCCCTGTCCGCCCCCGCGACCGCATCCTCCGACGGGCGCCCTCCCGCACCGACTCGCCGCGCGATCCGCGGCGGGATCATGGGCAACTACGTCGACCAGTTCGACATCTTCCTGCCCGTGATCGCCCTGGCTCCGGTGTCGGCGCAGCTGTTCGGCGATCATGACATCGTGCGCAATGCCGGCCTGATCTTCGTGGCCACCCTGCTGGGCCGCCCGCTCGGGGCCATGATCTTCGGTCCGATCGCCGACCGCGCGGGCCGGGTGCTCATCACCCAGGTCGCCCTCGCCGGCATCTGCCTCACGACCCTGCTGATCGCCCTGGTCCCCGGGCACGAGGTGCTCGGCGCGGGCACGTTCCTGGCGGTGCTGGCGCTGCGCCTCCTGGGCGGGATCTTCCTGGGCGGGGAGTACACCTCGGCGATCCCGCTGGCCATGGAGTGGGCGCGCCCGCGCTCACGCGGTCGTCTCAGCGGGATGATCATGGCGATGTCGCCGCTGGCCAACGCCAGCATCGCCGCCGTCACCTTCCTCCTCCTGCTGCTGCTGGACGACAGCGAGTACGCCGCCTGGGGCTGGCGGCTGCCGTTCCTGCTCGGCGCCGCCCTGGCCGCTGCCATGCTGATCTACTACCGCCTCATGGTCGAGGAGGCTCCGCAGCGCCGGCGCCCGGCCCGTTCGGCGCACCCGCTGGCGCAGCTCGTCAGGGGCAGCAGCCGCCGGTCGCTGTGGCAGGTCCTCGTGCTGATGACCGGGCTGTGGCTGCTCACCTACATGGCAGTGCCCACCCTGACCGCCCAGCTCTCGCGCATGCCGCAGCTCGAGCCGCAGACCGTCTCCCTCGTCATGCTGGGCGCGACGGCCGTGTCCGCGCTGGCCATGGCCGGGGCGGGGGCGCTGTCCAGTCGGATCGGGCGACGCCGGTTCTTCGTGGGCTTCGGGCTGCTCTGCGCAGCGGTCTCCCCCGTCATCCTCCTGGCGCTGCTGTCCGGGGCCCTCGGAGCCGGCATCGGCACGGTGCTGCTGCTGGCAGCCGCGCTGCAGGTCACGACGGTGACCGGCTACGGGCCGGTGGGCGCCTATCTGACGGAGCGCTTCCCCGACGAGATCCGGGCCAGCGGATACGGGGTGGCCTACAGCATCTCGATCGTGCTGCCCGCGCTCTACCCCTACTACCTGCCGCCGCTGCAGCAGCTGCTCGGGCCGCACGCGGCGATCGCCGCGGTGCTCGCGGTGGGCGGGCTCCTGGTGGCCTTCGGCGGGCTGCTCGGCCCCGAGCCAGATCGGTCGGGTCCGCTGCCCGACTGA
- a CDS encoding heparan-alpha-glucosaminide N-acetyltransferase domain-containing protein, which yields MPLIASEPSSSPTRPDPGARMLGIDLARAVALLGMMATHTMDLVDAAGDPQPVGLIAGKAAALFAVLAGFSVELSTRRYGRWRDAAASLAVRGVLIAILGLVLGSLSSSIAVVLVNYGVLFLLAPLVLRLPARWLAATTVIWLAVSPVASHLIRGGLGLQRAAEAPELSHLAQPGELVIGVLLTGYYPVLQWMGYLLVGLLLARLDWRSAATAAWAGAVGALLAAAAWVSSQLLLAAGGHEALERAGSGLSPLAWGSPYAAQTIGSHGTTPTTTWWWLITVGPHSSTTFDLVFTSGIAAAVIAVCVLICLAIGERTRLLMPVLAAGSMPLSMYTLHVILSELTDLYVLHVLLLLGLAALWRAGGEGPGPLESLVSGAVRLVVPRR from the coding sequence GTGCCCCTCATCGCCTCCGAGCCCTCGAGCTCCCCGACGCGCCCGGACCCGGGAGCCCGCATGCTCGGCATCGATCTGGCGCGGGCCGTCGCCCTGCTCGGGATGATGGCCACCCACACGATGGACCTGGTGGATGCGGCTGGTGATCCGCAGCCCGTCGGTCTGATCGCGGGCAAGGCGGCAGCCCTGTTCGCGGTGCTGGCTGGGTTCTCCGTCGAGCTGTCCACGCGGCGCTATGGGCGCTGGCGCGACGCGGCTGCCTCACTGGCGGTGCGCGGCGTGCTGATCGCGATCCTCGGACTCGTGCTGGGATCGCTGTCGAGCTCGATCGCGGTGGTCCTGGTGAACTACGGGGTGCTGTTCCTGCTCGCCCCGCTGGTCCTGCGGCTTCCGGCCCGATGGCTGGCGGCCACGACCGTGATCTGGCTGGCGGTCTCACCGGTGGCGTCCCACCTGATCCGCGGCGGGCTCGGCCTCCAGCGCGCCGCCGAAGCGCCCGAGCTCTCCCACCTGGCTCAGCCGGGTGAGCTGGTCATCGGCGTGCTGCTCACCGGCTACTACCCGGTGCTGCAGTGGATGGGCTACCTCCTCGTGGGGCTGCTCCTGGCCAGGCTCGACTGGCGCAGCGCCGCCACGGCCGCCTGGGCAGGGGCCGTCGGCGCCCTGCTGGCCGCTGCGGCCTGGGTGAGCTCGCAGCTGCTGCTGGCCGCAGGCGGGCACGAGGCCCTCGAGCGTGCCGGCTCCGGTCTGTCGCCGCTGGCCTGGGGCTCGCCGTATGCCGCACAGACCATCGGCAGCCACGGGACCACGCCCACGACCACGTGGTGGTGGCTGATCACGGTCGGTCCGCACTCGTCGACGACCTTCGACCTGGTCTTCACCTCGGGCATCGCGGCGGCGGTCATCGCCGTGTGCGTTCTGATCTGCCTGGCGATAGGGGAGCGCACCCGCCTGCTGATGCCCGTGCTCGCGGCCGGCTCCATGCCGCTGAGCATGTACACGCTGCACGTGATCCTGTCCGAGCTCACCGACCTGTACGTTCTGCATGTGCTCCTGCTGCTGGGGCTCGCCGCGCTGTGGCGGGCCGGCGGGGAGGGGCCTGGACCGCTCGAGTCGCTGGTCTCCGGGGCCGTGCGGCTGGTCGTGCCGCGGCGCTGA